Proteins from a single region of Malassezia restricta chromosome IV, complete sequence:
- a CDS encoding SEL1 domain protein encodes MRLAWLWWAAACAAVHALPSDETTRTQSEALEEALVMLRSLVGQKDSFIDTPSSGGQLRRIWRRWTQHHALSPQQHAMGTYTGTIRYALATLLDYVMDKPRDPQRAPHTYYDSPVVPLWPDWDFDADKAAGTYPAINGWEQAMWGPFVGPIHDAPSPAMSSIVHNFTSAYSKSSLLDLVRGDMPPPITPTPDPALQNVRVHAIRLLESVAYPDNDDNDAEHLIRASFIANQTRTPQSDALWILGEHYLWGTHGAQPDIEKARQAYERLALMGNATAHARLGYLYSSRFMADIHGAPRSEAEALIHYTMAAQEGDWHAMNALAYRQLYGLGTSVNCTESLIWLDHLAQRAHNEFLAGPPGGLTLPYNKVRLSDRVRLGGPTFQLASGQHFKATFSSSPISYYKALSDKPPALLLDAHALHELMEQYEFLAQEDPIEQIRYVFAMYFGSIVGYRESLGAVRPNYTEAARHALALATKAWPIPILLSHVDEELVRHGRRGPLLRYVSLPSYQAYAAKKAAVLLGVMHLRGEGVPQDAKIAKVWLTRAATEGDALGMAYLGMMYEHGYGGLKIDTSRAWDLYRHSYNNTSLSLLGMAKQQIKAGHPEHAQPILLNALERIGTPKGLAFTSAKFDALYWNAGLEADYLYKAPDPTRCRQVATKFQALVHRGDWEDPVYHRGEAALDRGDVATALHAWSMAAEAGMAEAQDNVAHILDQFTSWRHIVEPRPYDALALEYWAQSAMQDSTLAQTKICDYVLHGFLPHRRSMAQAARCYRSQVDGSNDLLNKWRLAQLYEDGAEGFERDFPLAKRLYDVILLHSPLLNLTVTWALMRLHAKAFWAMLCGDTTAQRLFASYMPTVSLQVSSDWLFDATLLLASLAALGLLVLVRRHMHRRWTETQRAYQDARTL; translated from the coding sequence ATGCGCCTCGCATGGCTCTggtgggcggcggcgtgtgccgctgtgcatgcgctgccTTCAGACGAGACCACGCGCACACagagcgaggcgcttgaAGAAGCCCTTGTTATGCTGCGCTCCCTTGTTGGTCAGAAAGACTCGTTTATCGATACCCCCTCGTCGGGCGGCCAGCTCCGACGCATTTGGCGGCGTTGGACGCAGCACCATGCTTTGTCACCCCAGCAACATGCGATGGGCACCTACACAGGTACCATTCGCTATGCTCTGGCTACGCTGCTCGATTATGTCATGGACAAGCCTCGCGATCCCCAacgtgcgccgcacacGTACTATGACTCTCCCGTCGTGCCTCTATGGCCTGACTGGGACTTTGACGCCGACAAAGCGGCAGGCACGTACCCTGCCATAAATGGCTGGGAACAGGCGATGTGGGGCCCGTTTGTCGGCCCCATCCACGATGCACCTTCACCTGCTATGTCCTCTATCGTCCACAACTTTACCTCGGCGTACTCGAAAAGTTCGCTCTTAGACCTTGTGCGTGGCGACATGCCACCGCCTATCACACCTACTCCGGATCCGGCGCTGCAAAATGTCAGGGTGCACGCGATTCGCCTGCTTGAATCCGTCGCATACCCCGACAATGATGACAATGACGCCGAGCACCTCATTCGCGCTTCCTTTATCGCGAACCAAACACGCACACCGCAGTCAGATGCGCTCTGGATCTTAGGCGAACATTACCTGTGGGGCACGCACGGTGCACAGCCCGACATTGAGAaagcgcgccaagcgtACGAACGCCTCGCTCTGATGGGGAATgcgacggcgcatgcacgtctCGGCTACCTGTATTCGAGTCGCTTTATGGCCGACATACacggtgcgccgcgctctgAAGCCGAGGCCTTGATCCATTATACGATGGCTGCGCAAGAAGGCGACTGGCACGCCATGAATGCCCTGGCGTATCGCCAACTATATGGCCTCGGGACATCCGTCAATTGCACCGAGAGCCTCATCTGGCTCGACCATCTCGCTCAGCGCGCCCATAACGAGTTTCTTGCCGGTCCACCGGGCGGCCTGACTCTGCCGTATAACAAAGTTCGCCTCAGTGACCGTGTGCGCCTCGGTGGCCCGACATTTCAACTGGCGTCGGGTCAGCATTTCAAAGCCACATTCTCGTCCTCGCCCATCTCGTACTACAAAGCGCTGTCGGACAAACCGCCAGCACTGCTCCTTGACGCacatgcgctgcacgagctcatgGAACAGTACGAATTTCTCGCACAGGAGGATCCTATCGAGCAGATCCGTTACGTGTTTGCGATGTACTTTGGCAGCATCGTCGGGTACCGCGAGTCCCTCGGTGCTGTGCGTCCGAACTACACCGAGGCAGCGAGACACGCCTTAGCCCTGGCAACCAAGGCATGGCCCATTCCCATTTTACTCTCGCATGTGGACGAAGAACTCGTgcgacatggacgccgTGGCCCGCTGTTGCGCTACGTGTCCCTTCCATCGTATCAAGCCTATGCAGCCAAGAAAGCCGCCGTACTTCTGGGCGTCATGCACCTGCGTGGCGAAGGCGTGCCGCAGGATGCCAAGATCGCGAAAGTATGGCTCACGCGCGCAGCTAccgagggcgacgcgcttggcATGGCGTACCTTGGCATGATGTACGAGCATGGATACGGCGGCCTCAAGATCGATACCTCCCGGGCCTGGGACTTGTACCGCCATTCGTACAACAACACGTCCCTgtcgctgctcggcatggccAAGCAGCAAATCAAAGCGGGACACCCCGAGCATGCTCAGCCGATCCTTTTGAATGCGCTGGAGCGGATCGGCACGCCCAAGGGCCTAGCATTTACCTCGGCCAAGTTTGATGCCTTGTATTGGAACGCAGGCCTGGAGGCGGATTACCTGTACAAAGCCCCGGATCCAACGCGCTGCCGCCAGGTCGCGACCAAGTTCCAGGCACTCGTGCACCGTGGCGACTGGGAAGATCCTGTGTACCACCGTGGCGAGGCTGCCTTGGATCGCGGCGATGTCGCCACGGCGCTTCATGCATggtccatggccgccgaGGCGGGCATGGCTGAGGCGCAGGACAATGTGGCCCACATCCTCGATCAGTTCACGTcgtggcggcacatcgtcgaGCCACGCCCATACGATGCCCTGGCGCTCGAGTACTGGGCGCAGAGTGCGATGCAAGACAGCACTCTTGCTCAGACCAAGATTTGCGATTATGTCCTTCATGGCTTCCTACCACACCGCCGCAGCATGGCACAGGCCGCTCGGTGCTACCGCTCGCAAGTTGATGGGTCGAACGATCTACTCAACAAGTGGCGTCTCGCACAGCTGTACGAAGATGGCGCAGAAGGCTTTGAGCGTGACTTTCCCCTGGCCAAGCGCCTGTATGACGTGATTCTGCTGCACAGCCCCCTCCTGAATCTCACTGTCACTTGGGCTCTTATGCGTCTGCACGCCAAGGCATTCTGGGCGATGCTGTGTGGCGATACCACCGCTCAGAGGCTCTTTGCCTCGTACATGCCCACCGTGTCCCTGCAAGTGTCGTCTGACTGGCTCTTCGATGCCACATTGCTCCTCGCCAGCCTGGCGGCTCTCGGCCTCCTCGTGCTTGTCCGTCGGCATATGCACCGCCGCTGGACCGAAACACAGCGCGCCTATCAGGACGCGCGTACACTGTAG
- a CDS encoding ER membrane protein that plays a central role in ERAD, which translates to MHVPWLLATGVALCAAAGSLPSHQVTDLSEEARSHYFASQYAGAHEAVDAALALLRSLTRGTLHGSTYAVEEVPLSSFRSQLASWLSWWLHPPQHRRRAAHTYYDMPETPLWPDWDFDADSHTTFPVINGWEQAMWGTAPAFPDSVSQSINESLAAGLYRRTHKKQTLIDMLRGPITTKLVSRDSPTDSTREHALQLLTWAADLLSSDALWILGEHYLWGTHGAQPDIEKARQAYERLALMGNATAHARLGYLYSSRFMADMYGAPQSNAEALEHYELAASSGNWHAINALAFRLRYGIGLSQNCTRSLELSDQVATQTYAQYLDGPPGGRTLPYSKVRLSDRAWFMLGEKPLLSERDMRVHMSPPAWVSHFPSGPINYRAALVQPDAMDTLLAHHTSKVDEQDAVKTLEYARYLYYGSILSDHDALGAIHPNHTLAAQLAYTLAVQRWPTPITIQDNDNPHEMRDKAASMLTTQPMPEEQAQIAASAAALLGLMYLRGEGVPQDAEIASIWLARASEAKDPLGMTSMIMMYLNGYGGPAKDEKKNRAYDHYVTQYLDIFHPELILAKSELGKYEFRQNNTDKAHLLFKRARNAIQLSSQMPGRYFLMSKFEPYYLSARLSVDKLYRERHYDGCPTWSIESFRVFAHRADWSDPMYHRGEAAMDRGDVSTALRAWSIAAEAGMEEAQDNIAYFLDPYVHGPLSDSDQIFLHTESRREPSSYVHHMGELAHHYWTLSAKQESAYARLMLCDYLKRHSPDDVQRVATCYKAIDSYHARMRLAQWQIEREHDFVLAKQANERLSPYVQLGANPAWPQMASCLRLYVYALAAWALVKGDASAQHLFGIHRIPLVSDVVLFTTGIVGLATLALVRRRLLRGLRDMPRT; encoded by the coding sequence ATGCACGTCCCTTGGCTGCTGGCCACCGGCGTAGCACTgtgtgctgctgccggATCGCTGCCTTCGCACCAAGTGACGGACTTGTCTGAAGAGGCCCGATCTCACTACTTTGCTTCGCAGTACGCGGGCGCTCACGAAGCTGTGGATGCTGCCCTTGCACTTCTGCGCTCCCTCACACGCGGCACCCTACATGGCTCTACATATGCCGTGGAAGAGGTGCCCCTATCTTCTTTTCGTTCCCAGCTAGCTTCCTGGCTCTCTTGGTGGCTGCATCCGCCTCagcatcggcgccgcgccgcgcacacATACTATGACATGCCTGAAACACCCCTCTGGCCTGATTGGGATTTTGACGCGGATTCACACACCACATTTCCCGTTATCAATGGATGGGAACAGGCCATGTGGGGCACAGCGCCCGCGTTCCCTGACAGCGTGTCTCAATCCATCAATGAGTCGCTCGCAGCTGGCTTGTatcgacgcacgcacaaaAAACAGACATTGATCGACATGCTTCGTGGCCCCATCACCACCAAGCTCGTGTCTCGTGATTCACCGACAGACTCGACGAGGGAGCATGctctgcagctgctcacATGGGCTGCCGATCTCCTGTCATCCGATGCACTGTGGATCCTGGGCGAACATTACCTGTGGGGCACGCACGGTGCACAGCCCGACATTGAGAAAGCGCGGCAAGCGTATGAACGCCTCGCTCTGATGGGGAATgcgacggcgcatgcacgtctCGGCTACCTGTATTCGAGTCGCTTTATGGCCGATATGTATGGTGCACCGCAGTCCAACGCCGAGGCTCTGGAGCACTATGAGCTCGCTGCAAGCAGTGGCAACTGGCACGCGATCAATGCCTTAGCATTTCGTCTGCGGTATGGCATCGGCTTAAGCCAGAATTGTACACGCAGCCTGGAACTATCTGACCAAGTGGCCACGCAGACATACGCGCAGTACCTGGACGGCCCACCAGGTGGCCGGACGCTTCCCTACTCCAAGGTTCGCCTGAGTGATCGCGCCTGGTTCATGCTCGGAGAAAAGCCCCTCCTGTCGGAACGAGATATGCGCGTACACATGTCACCGCCGGCCTGGGTGTCCCATTTTCCATCGGGGCCGATCAACTATCGAGCTGCTCTCGTCCAGCCAGATGCTATGGATACCCTCCTTGCCCACCACACCAGCAAGGTCGACGAGCAAGACGCTGTCAAAACGCTCGAATATGCACGATACCTCTACTATGGCAGCATTCTGAGCGACCACGACGCACTTGGTGCTATACATCCAAATCACACGCTAGCTGCTCAACTTGCGTATACCTTGGCCGTGCAGCGCTGGCCGACACCCATCACGATACAGGATAATGACAATCCTCATGAAATGCGCGACAAAGCTGCATCGATGCTCACCACGCAGCCGATGCCCGAGGAGCAAGCACAGATCGCCGCTAGTGCAGCCGCTCTTCTGGGCCTGATGTATTTGCGTGGCGAAGGCGTGCCACAAGATGCCGAGATCGCCAGTATATGGCTAGCGCGTGCGTCTGAAGCGAAAGATCCACTCGGCATGACGTCTATGATCATGATGTACTTGAACGGCTACGGCGGCCCTGCCAAGGACGAGAAGAAGAATCGTGCGTATGATCATTATGTCACGCAGTACCTTGACATCTTTCACCCTGAGCTGATTTTGGCCAAGTCGGAGCTGGGGAAGTACGAATTTCGTCAGAACAACACAGACAAAGCGCATTTGCTATTCAAACGTGCCCGCAATGCTATTCAGCTAAGCTCGCAGATGCCCGGACGCTATTTCCTCATGAGCAAGTTTGAGCCATACTATCTCAGTGCGCGCCTCAGTGTCGACAAACTCTACCGCGAGCGCCATTATGATGGATGCCCGACGTGGAGTATCGAGTCGTTCCGCGTATTTGCTCATCGTGCGGACTGGTCTGATCCGATGTATCATCGCGGCGAGGCTGCCATGGATCGCGGCGATGTATCGACGGCGCTTCGCGCCTGGTCTATTGCCGCTGAGGCCGGCATGGAAGAGGCACAAGACAATATCGCCTACTTCCTCGATCCCTATGTCCACGGCCCGCTTTCGGACAGCGACCAGATCTTTTTGCACACCGAGTCTCGGAGGGAGCCCTCGAGCTACGTGCATCACATGGGTGAATTAGCGCACCACTACTGGACACTGAGTGCCAAGCAAGAAAGTGCTTATGCCAGGCTCATGCTATGTGACTACTTGAAGCGGCACTCGCCGGACGATGTCCAAAGGGTAGCCACATGCTACAAGGCGATCGACAGCTACCATGCCCGTATGCGACTAGCGCAATGGCAAATCGAGCGCGAACATGACTTTGTACTCGCCAAGCAAGCTAATGAGCGTCTCAGCCCTTATGTACAGCTAGGCGCCAACCCTGCCTGGCCCCAGATGGCCTCGTGCCTCCGCCTCTACGTGTATGCCCTAGCAGCGTGGGCCCTTGTGAAGGGCGACGCCTCAGCACAGCACTTGTTTGGCATCCACCGTATACCCCTCGTTTCGGACGTCGTGCTATTCACGACGGGCATCGTGGGCCTGGCTACGCTGGCGCTCGTTCGACGGCGTCTGCTTCGAGGCCTGCGCGACATGCCACGTACCTAA